Proteins from one Epinephelus moara isolate mb chromosome 1, YSFRI_EMoa_1.0, whole genome shotgun sequence genomic window:
- the LOC126395861 gene encoding zinc finger BED domain-containing protein yields MVRKRSVVWGFFKTIDSESVQCLLCGDFLIRPGQGTTTNLLRHLRVKHPTEVVKRRTGLLKETASIDGHGDMETEGDQICSVEVALEDGDGDGDTFTIENVAGVNSAINGIVEAAQGSPAEEMTHEEASDDRPVARRWTKRSLIWRHYEHLDSLAAARCRICMKKLKCFEGGSTSNLHRHMSKRHPEIFSQLMAGGQHPPPPCTSQDLNANGDTSTPPETVRATEKQRQFSVEVTLEDGDGDTFTIENEAGINSAINGILEATQGSPAEEITHEEASDDRPVTRRWTKRSLIWRHYEHLDSLAAARCRICKKKLKCFEGGSTSNLHRHMSKRHPEIFSQLMAGGQHPPPPHTSQDVNANGVTSTPPETVRATEKQRPFSAALKVSKASEGEKRVLRRERELIVALRGAQREEARALEHQRELLERLRAVNAREAAAEREQIESLRKAQLEEAEDLIRQREEVQKEKAELQKKWEELQQEREKLVLFSEGQ; encoded by the exons ATGGTCCGCAAAAGAAGTGTTGTCTGGGGCTTTTTTAAAACCATCGACTCAGAGTCGGTGCAGTGTCTGCTCTGCGGGGACTTTCTGATCAGACCGGGTCAGGGCACCACCACCAACCTGCTGAGACACCTGCGTGTCAAACATCCCACCGAGGTCGTCAAGAGGAGGACGGGTTTGCTAAAGGAAACTGCCTCCATCGACGGTCATGGCGACATGGAGACGGAGGGTGATCAGATCTGCTCGG TGGAAGTGGCTCTGGAGGACGGAGACGGTGACGGTGACACCTTCACCATAGAGAATGTAGCTGGTGTGAATTCTGCTATTAATGGCATCGTGGAAGCTGCACAAGGGAGTCCAGCAGAAGAAATGACACATGAAGAGGCGAGTGATGACCGCCCTGTAGCACGTAGATGGACTAAACGCAGCTTGATTTGGAGGCACTACGAGCACTTGGACAGTTTGGCTGCGGCGCGTTGCCGCATTTGCATGAAGAAGTTAAAGTGCTTCGAAGGCGGCAGCACCAGCAACCTGCATCGGCACATGTCAAAGAGACACCCTGAGATCTTTTCTCAGCTAATGGCAGGCGGGCAGCACCCACCACCACCCTGTACATCACAGGACCTCAATGCTAATGGTGACACATCGACACCACCAGAGACTGTTAGGGCGACAGAGAAGCAGAGACAATTTTCTG TGGAAGTGACTCTAGAGGACGGTGACGGTGACACCTTCACCATAGAGAATGAAGCTGGTATCAACTCTGCTATTAATGGCATCCTGGAAGCTACACAAGGGAGTCCAGCAGAAGAAATAACACATGAAGAGGCGAGTGATGACCGCCCTGTAACACGCAGATGGACTAAACGCAGCTTGATTTGGAGGCACTACGAGCACTTGGACAGTTTGGCTGCTGCTCGTTGCCGCATTTGCAAGAAGAAGTTAAAGTGCTTTGAAGGTGGCAGCACCAGCAACCTGCATCGGCACATGTCAAAGAGACACCCTGAGATCTTTTCTCAGCTAATGGCAGGCGGGCAGCACCCACCACCACCCCACACATCACAAGACGTCAATGCTAACGGTGTCACATCAACACCACCAGAGACTGTTAGGgcgacagagaaacagagaccgTTTTCTG CTGCGTTGAAAGTGTCAAAGGCATCTGAAGGAGAAAAGCGTGTGCTTAGGAGGGAACGGGAGCTGATAGTAGCTCTTAGGGGTGCGCAGAGGGAGGAGGCTCGGGCTCTGGAGCATCAGAGGGAGCTGCTTGAGAGGCTGCGTGCAGTGAATGCCAGGGAGGCGGCTGCAGAGAGGGAGCAGATTGAGTCACTGAGGAAAGCACAGCTGGAGGAAGCCGAAGACTTGAttagacagagagaagaggtgCAGAAGGAAAAGGCAGAGCTGCAGAAGAAATGGGAAGAGCTTCAGCAGGAAAGAGAAAAACTCGTCTTGTTTTCTGAAGGACAGTAA